Proteins encoded within one genomic window of Triticum aestivum cultivar Chinese Spring chromosome 2D, IWGSC CS RefSeq v2.1, whole genome shotgun sequence:
- the LOC123048564 gene encoding uncharacterized protein: MTRRRRRRGSPPAPPPPPPLENDDLLREILLRIPPQPSSLPRASAVCKRWRCAAVDPKFVARFRAHHGKPPLLGFFQRRDDIVFAPVLAAPDRVPPERFDLRIRVTDSEAHLLGCRHGRVLVFDVARAEVVVCDPITGERRRVAVPPELKTGHVNGAVLCADRGQEHVHGGCRSSPFKVVLVFMRSHDQRPLACVYSSETDTWGHLIPTEAPHPGSACCGGAQSILVGNVHCWPLRHAKDGMLQFDLDRQSLDVIETPPGMNVPRNHQIVQAEDGTLGLAILSHHYHNIQMWQRKVNCQGVATWVPWKTTEMHDILGLSPPTEVVKRGVELILGYDQDANEMLLYLDGTVYIVQLKSMQSRKL, encoded by the coding sequence ATGacccgccgacgccgacgccgcggCTCGCCCccggcgcctccgcctccgcctccgctcgAAAACGACGACCTCCTCCGCGAGATCCTGCTGCGCATCCCGCCGCAGCCCTCCTCCCTTCCCCGCGCATCCGCGGTCTGCAAGCGGTGGCGCTGCGCCGCCGTCGACCCCAAGTTCGTCGCCCGCTTCCGCGCCCACCACGGGAAGCCACCCCTCCTCGGCTTCTTCCAGCGCCGCGACGACATCGTGTTCGCCCCCGTCCTGGCCGCTCCCGACCGCGTCCCTCCCGAGCGCTTCGACCTGCGAATCCGCGTCACCGACTCTGAGGCTCACCTCCTCGGGTGCCGCCACGGCCGCGTCCTCGTGTTCGACGTGGCGCGGGCGGAGGTCGTCGTGTGCGATCCCATCACGGGCGAGCGGCGCCGCGTGGCCGTCCCGCCGGAGTTGAAGACGGGCCACGTCAACGGGGCGGTGCTCTGCGCCGACCGCGGCCAGGAACACGTGCACGGCGGCTGCCGCTCCAGCCCGTTCAAGGTGGTCTTGGTGTTCATGCGCAGCCACGATCAGCGGCCCCTCGCCTGCGTGTACTCCTCCGAGACCGACACATGGGGCCATCTCATCCCGACAGAGGCTCCACACCCAGGTTCGGCTTGTTGCGGTGGTGCTCAGAGCATCCTTGTCGGCAATGTCCATTGCTGGCCGTTAAGGCATGCGAAAGACGGCATGCTTCAGTTTGATTTGGACAGGCAGAGTCTAGATGTGATCGAGACGCCTCCAGGTATGAATGTTCCGCGCAACCATCAGATCGTACAGGCAGAGGATGGCACTCTTGGCCTCGCCATATTGTCTCACCATTACCATAACATTCAAATGTGGCAGCGGAAGGTCAATTGTCAGGGTGTTGCCACATGGGTGCCGTGGAAGACCACCGAAATGCATGACATTCTTGGGCTCTCTCCTCCGACCGAGGTAGTGAAAAGGGGGGTGGAACTGATACTGGGATACGACCAGGATGCAAATGAAATGTTATTGTATCTGGATGGCACTGTCTATATTGTTCAACTGAAGTCGATGCAATCAAGAAAACTTTAG